The DNA segment TTTAGGAAAATTACTCTATAATTAGTAGCGAAAGTTGACCATACCCTCTTCTCCTGTCATAGATTGTTAATAGTTGCGATGATGCAGGAAAGAGCAATTTGGAGAGATTTCTACCGGTTTTGGACAGAACATACATTTGAAACCGATCAATTCAGACGAAACAGCAGAGAACGAAACGATGAAGCATGTCGTGATCGTTGGTGGCGGCTTCGCCGGTATCAACGCAGCAAAAGAACTTGGGAACAGACGTGATATCAGGATCACCCTTATCGACAGAAAAAACTACCACCTGTTCCAACCGCTCCTCTACCAGGTTGCCATGTCGGCTCTTGGGGCTGGTGATGTTGCGGAACCGCTGAGGAACATGCTCTCCAAGTATAAAAACATCACTGTGTTCAAAGGTTCGGTCGAGAATGTCGATATGGAAAAAAAAATACTTCTGACCGACTTCGGTGAAATATCATATGACTATCTGATCCTCGCATGCGGTGTCAAACACCATTATTTCGGCCATGACGAGTGGGAAGAACATGCCCCCGGCCTGAAAATCATTGCCCAGGCAACCGAAATACGACGGAGGATCATGGAGGCCTACGAAGCGGCGGAAAGAACTGTAGACCCTGTTGAACGCAAGAAACTTCTCACGTTCGTCGTTGTTGGCGGTGGACCAACCGGCGTCGAGCTTGCCGGATCGATCGGTGAGATGAGCCGTTTTACACTCTCCAAATACTACAAACATATCGATCCGAAGCTCACGAGAATATTTATTGTCGAAGCAGCACCGAGGATTCTCGGTTCATTTTCTCCGAAGCTCGCCAGTAAAGCGACCAGAGCTCTCGAACAGCTGGGAGTACAGGTATGGACAAACAGCATGGTGACCGATGTCGATGCAAACGGCGTTCAGATCGGCAACGAACGTATAGAAGCAGCGACGGTGCTTTGGGCTGCAGGTGTCAGAGCGATAGAAATCGGTGGGAAAATGGGAGTGGAAACCGATCGTTCTGGACGAATTGTTGTTGAAGAAGACCTCAGCATATCCGGCTACCCGGAAGTGTTCGTAGGAGGTGATCAGGCACATTTTGCCCATCATACGGACGACCCGCTTCCCGGTATGGCTCCAGTGGCATCACAGCAGGGACGAACCATAGGAAAAAATATCCTCAACGAAGTCAAGGGTCGAACAAGAAAACCGTTCCGTTACAAAGACAAAGGACAGATGGCCACGATTGGCCGCAACAAGGCAATCGTGGAAATCGGAAATTTCAAGTTTTTCGGAAGTTTTGCATGGTTTACTTGGCTGTTGGTGCACATCTACTATCTCACTACGTTCAAGCATCGGGTTTTCGTATTGCTGCAGTGGGGTTGGTCCTACTTTACATTCGGCCATGGTGCACGTCTTATCGTCAACAAGGAATGGCGGTTCTATCCGGATCAAAAAAAGGTTAACGTCGAAGAAGAGAGCTGATAGATGCTATCGAAATGGGAAAGAACGGCAATGTTCGACAATTGCAAGCCAAAGGATGTGATACAATTGCTTTCATCGGTTATATTTCTTGGATTAGCGTCTTATATAGCTTTTTTCCTTGAAGTTCCGAACGGAGTACCACGCCAGGATCTATACATGATCGCCGCCTTGACAGGCAGTTACGGAATATGGAAACTGTGGAAAAGCATTTCAGGCTGCCGTTCAAAGTGAGTTTACAATACAACGTGAAACCTTTTGGACAATGAACAGTTTGTCAAAAAGGTCAAAATATCAAGTGGTTTTATGGTTTGCGAAATAAATAAAGAAACGGAGAAACAACTGTTTTTTCATAACTACTCACGCCTGCCTCTTGCCATAACTCATGGCGAGGGCACTTATCTTTATAGCTCCGATGGATCACGTTACCTCGACATGATCTCGGGTATCGGGGTTAATGCGCTCGGCTACGGTGACAAGAGAGTTGTCAATGCAATCACAGAACAGGCGCAAAAGATCATTCATGCATCGAATCTTTTCATGCTCGAACCCCAATTCAAACTTGCAGGAAAGCTTCTTGAAATCTCGGGACTGTCAAAGGTTTTTTTCGCCAACAGCGGCACAGAGGCAATTGAGGCCGCGATAAAGCTCTCGAGAAAATGGGCTCACTTGTCGGGCAGCATTGATAAAAAAGAAATCGTCTCCCTTTCAAACTGCTTTCACGGCAGAACCTACGGAGCGATGTCTTTGACGGCCAAGGCGAAATATCTTGAAGGTTACGATCCTCTTCTCCCCGGGATGGCGAATGTTTCATTCAATGACGTCGATAACCTGAAAGCAACTGTGAGCGATAGCACAGCTGCCGTATTTGTCGAGTTCATTCAAGGCGAAGGGGGAATTCACAAGATTTCTTCCGAATTTATCGATACCCTGAAAACACTTCGGGAAAAACACGATTTTTTGCTTGTCGCCGATGAAATCCAGGCTGGTTGTGGCAGAACCGGTAAGTTTTTCAGTTACATGCACTTCGATATCGAACCAGATCTGATCTGTCTTGCTAAACCGCTCGGCGGTGGCTTGCCGCTGTCTGCCGTTATCGGCAACAGCAAAGTCAAGAACGTTTTTGCAGCAGGCAATCATGGCACGACTTTTGGTGGTAATCCGGTAGCATGTGCAGCAGGGTTGGCGCTAATCAACGCTATTTATGATGATCATCTCATGGAACAAGCTTCCGCAACCGGAAAGCTTATGAGACAAGCGTTTGAAGCACTCGGCGAGAAATATTCCCAAATACGTGAAATTCGCCAATATGGCCTGATGATCGGCATAACCGTTAAACGTGAAGCCTCATATTATGTTCAGGAGGCATTGAAAAGAAAGGTCCTCGTCAACGCAACGAGCGGCGATGTAGTCAGACTTCTTCCTCCCCTGACCACAAGCCGCGAAGAAGCACAACAGTGTATCGATTGTCTCGATGAAATCTTCAGTGAAGAAACCTAAGAGCACCAAAAGCGGAAAAATTCCGATGCCGCTGGAAAAGATCAACTACTTTTTCATCGGTATCGGAATCGCCGTTATAGCTTTCAGTTACACCACGATGTATCTTGAAGAAAATAGCGCAAACGGTTTTTTTTCTCTCTACGTCAGTCCAGTACTACTGGTCGGAGCGTATGCATGGATACTTTTCGCATTGCTTTACAGGA comes from the Prosthecochloris marina genome and includes:
- a CDS encoding NAD(P)/FAD-dependent oxidoreductase, giving the protein MKHVVIVGGGFAGINAAKELGNRRDIRITLIDRKNYHLFQPLLYQVAMSALGAGDVAEPLRNMLSKYKNITVFKGSVENVDMEKKILLTDFGEISYDYLILACGVKHHYFGHDEWEEHAPGLKIIAQATEIRRRIMEAYEAAERTVDPVERKKLLTFVVVGGGPTGVELAGSIGEMSRFTLSKYYKHIDPKLTRIFIVEAAPRILGSFSPKLASKATRALEQLGVQVWTNSMVTDVDANGVQIGNERIEAATVLWAAGVRAIEIGGKMGVETDRSGRIVVEEDLSISGYPEVFVGGDQAHFAHHTDDPLPGMAPVASQQGRTIGKNILNEVKGRTRKPFRYKDKGQMATIGRNKAIVEIGNFKFFGSFAWFTWLLVHIYYLTTFKHRVFVLLQWGWSYFTFGHGARLIVNKEWRFYPDQKKVNVEEES
- a CDS encoding aspartate aminotransferase family protein, whose protein sequence is MVCEINKETEKQLFFHNYSRLPLAITHGEGTYLYSSDGSRYLDMISGIGVNALGYGDKRVVNAITEQAQKIIHASNLFMLEPQFKLAGKLLEISGLSKVFFANSGTEAIEAAIKLSRKWAHLSGSIDKKEIVSLSNCFHGRTYGAMSLTAKAKYLEGYDPLLPGMANVSFNDVDNLKATVSDSTAAVFVEFIQGEGGIHKISSEFIDTLKTLREKHDFLLVADEIQAGCGRTGKFFSYMHFDIEPDLICLAKPLGGGLPLSAVIGNSKVKNVFAAGNHGTTFGGNPVACAAGLALINAIYDDHLMEQASATGKLMRQAFEALGEKYSQIREIRQYGLMIGITVKREASYYVQEALKRKVLVNATSGDVVRLLPPLTTSREEAQQCIDCLDEIFSEET